One segment of Cetobacterium sp. NK01 DNA contains the following:
- a CDS encoding helix-turn-helix domain-containing protein, which yields MNVTSIHFKIMYCLRRNVYSVGELAEILNISEFKVKRHIKDLEYLLEEESIENIHNKISKNPKIIEKMRRKQSFTPEERQMYVILKFLKMDTINLSQISEEIGVTRRTLTNDLVEIKEILEKFNLEIKNQTRYGIILEGEEKEKRYFF from the coding sequence ATGAATGTGACATCGATACACTTTAAAATAATGTATTGTTTAAGAAGAAATGTCTACTCAGTTGGAGAGTTAGCTGAGATATTAAATATCTCTGAGTTCAAAGTAAAAAGACATATAAAAGATTTAGAGTATCTTTTAGAGGAAGAGTCTATAGAGAACATTCATAATAAAATTAGTAAAAACCCTAAGATTATAGAAAAAATGAGAAGAAAACAGAGTTTTACTCCAGAAGAGAGACAGATGTATGTTATCTTAAAATTTTTAAAAATGGATACAATAAATCTTAGTCAAATAAGTGAAGAGATCGGAGTAACAAGGCGTACTTTAACAAATGATTTAGTAGAGATAAAAGAGATTTTAGAAAAGTTTAATCTAGAGATAAAAAATCAAACAAGATATGGAATTATTTTAGAGGGTGAAGAAAAAGAGAAAAGATATTTTTTTTAA